The following proteins are encoded in a genomic region of Ammospiza caudacuta isolate bAmmCau1 chromosome 3, bAmmCau1.pri, whole genome shotgun sequence:
- the IYD gene encoding iodotyrosine deiodinase 1: protein MALFSSLTPVFIAIICVLIGVIMKKTNGEKEKHDTKSKHPSRPWVDEDLKDGTDHPLEEEEGEEEWQGFEENVAHVPFAGERYSEAEMIKRSQTFYELLNKRRSVRFLSDEPVPREVIDNVIRTAGTSPSGAHTEPWTFVVVQDPYLKHKIREIVEEEEEINYKKRMGDRWVNDLKRLRTNWIKEYLDTAPYLILIFKQVYGRLPNGKKKTHYYNEISVSIACGILLAALQNAGLYTVTSTPLNCGPQLRVLLQRPANEKLLLLLPVGYPRKDATVPALTRKPLEDIMVVM, encoded by the exons ATGGCACTCTTTTCTTCCCTCACACCAGTATTTATAGCCATTATATGTGTTTTGATTGGGGTAATAATGAAGAAGACAaatggagagaaggaaaaacacgACACTAAAAGCAAGCATCCATCTCGTCCGTGGGTGGATGAAGATTTAAAAGATGGCACTGACCATCCCTTAGAAGAAGAAG AGGGTGAGGAAGAGTGGCAAGGATTTGAAGAAAATGTTGCCCATGTCCCCTTCGCTGGCGAGCGCTACTCTGAGGCTGAAATGATCAAGAGGTCACAGACATTCTATGAGCTTCTAAATAAGAGACGGTCTGTCAGGTTTCTCAGTGATGAGCCGGTCCCCAGGGAGGTCATTGATAATGTCATCAGAACAGCAG GTACTTCACCTAGTGGAGCGCACACTGAGCCCTGGACCTTTGTGGTAGTGCAAGATCCGTATTTAAAACATAAGATTCGTGAAATTgtagaagaagaagaggaaatcAACTACAAAAAAAGGATGGGAGACAGATGGGTAAATGACCTGAAAAGATTGAG AACAAATTGGATCAAAGAGTACTTGGACACTGCTCCGTATCTGATCCTCATTTTCAAGCAGGTGTATGGGCGGCTTCCAAATGGCAAAAAGAAGACCCACTACTACAATGAAATCAGTGTTTCCATTGCCTGTGGTATCCTGCTTGCTGCACTGCAG AACGCAGGTCTGTACACAGTGACCTCCACCCCACTGAACTGCGGCCCCCAGCTGCGGGTGCTGCTCCAGCGGCCAGCGAACGAGaaactcctgctgctgctccccgtTGGGTATCCCAGGAAAGATGCCACCGTGCCTGCGCTGACACGGAAGCCGCTGGAAGACATCATGGTGgtgatgtga